One genomic region from Solwaraspora sp. WMMD792 encodes:
- a CDS encoding alpha/beta fold hydrolase has protein sequence MTTIEAGTVSDAWLRRFHPVPGAAVRLLCLPHAGGASSFYFPISAALSALPGAPVEPLAVQYPGRQDRRHEPAMTSIQQLAAHITDAVGPYLDRPLAVFGHSMGALVGFEVARRLEARGHVPAVLVVSGRRPPGTTGPAEDLHRRPDAEVLAEVMALHGTSPGLLDDEEIVQMILPALRADYTAVETYDHRAGPLTCPIIAFAGDADPRVTPAETDGWAACTRAAFSRRVFSGGHFYLGDRPAEVAAAIAGALPSPGPGRS, from the coding sequence ATGACCACGATCGAAGCCGGTACGGTGAGCGACGCCTGGCTCCGCCGGTTCCATCCGGTGCCGGGCGCCGCCGTACGGCTGCTCTGCCTGCCGCACGCCGGCGGCGCGTCGAGCTTCTACTTCCCGATCTCCGCCGCGCTGTCGGCGCTGCCCGGCGCGCCGGTGGAACCGCTGGCGGTGCAGTACCCGGGTCGGCAGGACCGGCGGCACGAGCCCGCGATGACCAGCATCCAGCAGTTGGCGGCGCACATCACCGACGCGGTCGGGCCGTACCTCGACCGCCCGCTGGCCGTGTTCGGGCACAGCATGGGGGCGCTGGTCGGCTTCGAGGTCGCCCGGCGGCTGGAGGCGCGCGGGCACGTTCCGGCAGTGCTGGTCGTCTCCGGGCGGCGGCCGCCGGGGACCACCGGACCGGCCGAGGACCTCCACCGCCGTCCGGATGCCGAGGTGCTGGCCGAGGTCATGGCGCTGCACGGCACCAGCCCCGGGCTGCTCGACGACGAGGAGATCGTCCAGATGATCCTGCCCGCGTTGCGCGCCGACTACACGGCGGTGGAGACCTACGACCACCGGGCCGGGCCGTTGACCTGCCCGATCATTGCGTTCGCCGGGGACGCGGACCCGCGGGTGACACCGGCGGAGACGGACGGCTGGGCCGCCTGCACCCGGGCCGCGTTCAGCCGGCGGGTCTTCTCCGGCGGGCACTTCTACCTCGGTGACCGGCCGGCCGAGGTCGCGGCCGCGATCGCGGGGGCGCTGCCGTCGCCCGGCCCGGGGAGGTCGTGA
- a CDS encoding methylmalonyl-CoA mutase family protein: MSIVANSPAGSAADPPAGSAADLPAGSAADPPADSPVDVWRRLALGVLRKSGRADADATTDDVDALLAFTTYDGITLPALHTGTADRRRTGRPGAVPVTRAGRADGGSWRVRQRYPETDPVALRDAVTAGIAGGADSVWLPAIAAALPEALAGVPLDRTEVVLDAGEGTEEAADALLRLARDRGVPAEALTGNLGVDPLGMLARTGQSAGEAVLTALAARVAGAYPRLRAGTVDATVYHDAGASDAEELAASLATGVAYLRMLTGTGTGTGTGTGTATATGTTIAGGAGTGLGIAAALGQLEFRYAATADVFGTIAKLRAARRLWARVAQACGGPVTVQRQAAVTSGVMMTVRDSWTNALRTTVAGFAAVVGGADALTIQPYDARLGGVDPVAQRLARNTHALLRDEAHLARVADPAGGSWHVEAHTDALAHRAWEVFTEIERAGGMAAALAGGMIGDRIAETWRRRAANIAHRRDPISGVSEFANLAEQSTARPVPHGPAGGLPVRPYALAFEELRDRADAHARRTGAPPRVALVPLGPASARAGRLAFAANLFAAGGIATAEIAPGDPGDPSDPGPPVVCLCVGDADYARQAEPVAAALRAAGAVRVWLAGPPAGYTGVDRYLHTGCDAVEVLTETLDDLGVLR; the protein is encoded by the coding sequence ATGAGCATCGTGGCGAACTCGCCGGCCGGTTCGGCGGCGGACCCACCGGCTGGTTCGGCGGCGGACCTACCGGCCGGCTCGGCGGCGGACCCGCCGGCCGACTCGCCGGTCGACGTGTGGCGCCGGCTGGCGCTCGGCGTGCTGCGTAAGAGCGGCCGGGCGGACGCGGACGCGACGACCGACGACGTCGACGCGCTGCTCGCCTTCACCACCTACGACGGGATCACGTTGCCCGCCCTGCACACCGGCACGGCGGACCGCCGGCGGACGGGGCGGCCCGGCGCGGTGCCGGTGACCCGGGCCGGCCGGGCCGACGGCGGGAGCTGGCGGGTCCGGCAGCGGTATCCGGAGACCGATCCGGTGGCGCTGCGGGACGCCGTCACGGCCGGCATCGCGGGCGGCGCCGACTCGGTCTGGCTACCGGCGATCGCGGCCGCGCTGCCGGAGGCGCTGGCCGGGGTGCCGTTGGACCGTACCGAGGTGGTGCTCGACGCGGGGGAGGGGACCGAGGAGGCGGCCGACGCCCTGCTGCGGCTGGCCCGTGACCGGGGCGTACCGGCGGAGGCGCTGACCGGCAACCTCGGCGTCGACCCGCTCGGCATGCTCGCCCGTACCGGGCAGTCCGCTGGCGAGGCGGTGCTGACCGCGCTCGCGGCGCGGGTCGCCGGGGCGTACCCGCGGCTGCGGGCCGGGACCGTCGACGCCACCGTCTACCACGACGCCGGTGCGTCGGACGCCGAGGAACTCGCCGCCTCCCTCGCCACCGGCGTCGCCTACCTACGAATGCTCACCGGCACCGGCACCGGCACCGGCACCGGCACCGGCACCGCTACCGCCACCGGCACCACCATCGCCGGTGGCGCCGGCACCGGGCTCGGGATCGCGGCTGCGCTGGGCCAGTTGGAGTTCCGCTACGCGGCCACCGCCGACGTGTTCGGCACCATCGCGAAGCTCCGCGCGGCCCGTCGGCTGTGGGCCCGGGTGGCACAGGCGTGCGGCGGCCCGGTCACCGTGCAGCGGCAGGCGGCGGTGACGTCCGGGGTGATGATGACCGTCCGGGATTCGTGGACCAACGCGCTGCGGACCACCGTCGCCGGTTTCGCCGCGGTCGTCGGCGGCGCCGACGCGCTGACGATCCAGCCGTACGACGCGAGGCTCGGCGGCGTGGACCCGGTGGCCCAGCGGCTCGCCCGCAACACCCACGCCCTGCTGCGCGACGAGGCGCACCTGGCTCGGGTCGCCGATCCGGCCGGCGGTTCCTGGCATGTCGAGGCGCACACGGACGCACTGGCACACCGGGCGTGGGAGGTGTTCACCGAGATCGAGCGCGCCGGCGGGATGGCTGCGGCGCTGGCCGGCGGCATGATCGGCGACCGGATCGCCGAGACCTGGCGGCGGCGGGCGGCGAACATCGCGCACCGCCGTGATCCGATCAGCGGCGTCAGCGAGTTCGCGAATCTGGCCGAACAGTCCACCGCCCGCCCCGTGCCGCACGGTCCCGCCGGTGGTCTGCCGGTCCGTCCGTACGCGCTGGCCTTCGAGGAACTGCGCGACCGGGCGGACGCGCACGCGCGGCGGACCGGCGCCCCGCCCCGGGTGGCGCTGGTGCCGCTGGGACCGGCGTCCGCCCGCGCCGGTCGGCTCGCCTTCGCCGCGAACCTCTTCGCCGCCGGCGGCATCGCCACGGCCGAGATCGCACCCGGTGATCCCGGTGATCCCAGTGATCCCGGCCCGCCGGTCGTCTGCCTGTGCGTCGGTGACGCCGACTACGCCCGGCAGGCCGAGCCGGTCGCCGCCGCGCTCCGGGCCGCCGGCGCGGTACGGGTGTGGCTGGCCGGCCCGCCGGCAGGCTACACGGGTGTCGACCGGTACCTGCACACCGGCTGCGACGCCGTCGAGGTGCTCACGGAAACCCTCGACGACCTGGGAGTACTCCGATGA